CTGGCCGGCGGCATGGTTTCGGCCGTGCTCGGGCCGCAGCTGGTGATCCAGACGCGGGATATGCTGGCGCCGATCTTCTTCGCCGGCGCTTTCCTGGCCGTCGTTCCCGTCTGCCTCGTTGCGATCATCTTCCTTGCACTGCTCCGACTGCCGGACCAGCGGCCAGCGGTGAATGCTGCGACCGCGCTTCCGATGCGCCCGTTGCGCGAGATCGTGCTGACCCAACGCTTCATCACCGGCATGGTCTGTGGCATCTCCACCTATGCACTGATGACCTTCATGATGACCGGTGCGCCGATCGCCATGGTGATTGGCTGCGGCTTCTCGCAGGATATGGCGACGCTCGGCATCCAGTGGCATGTGCTGGCGATGTTCGTGCCAAGCTTCTTTACCGGCATGCTCGTCAGCCGTTTCGGCGCGGAAAAGGTGGTGGCATCAGGGCTCTTCATCCTCATGGCCTGCGCGCTCGTCGCCCACGCAGGCATTGAGCTCTGGAACTTCTGGGGTGCGCTGATCCTGCTCGGTCTCGGCTGGAATTTCGGCTTCATCGGCTCGACGGCGATCGTTGCCGCAAGCTACCGGCCTGAAGAGGCCGACAAGGTGCAGGGTTTCCATGACATCATTCTCTTTGCCGCCGTGGCGCTCGCCTCCTTTGGCTCGGGCAAGGTGCTGACGGCCTATGGCTGGGACATGCTGAATGCCGCTGTCTGGCCCCTGACGTTTTTTTGTCTGTTTCTCCTTTTCGCACTGTTTTTCCGCGAAAAACCCCGTTCGGCCTGACTTTTACGCGCAAAGACGTACCGCGCGGCGTGTAAGCGCCTGCCAACATACCGGAAAACGTAGGTTTTTGCCGTTTCAGCGGCTTGACGATACCGATTCGCCACAGCACTCTGGCCGCGCGTCTACTACCCCCGCTTGAGGAGGCTGGGGATGGTAGACGCGGTTCCAAAGTATCCCGCTTTCGATGTGGCGACACTTGAATGGCCATGGATGCTCTGGAGGAGGACAGGGGGCGATCGCGGCGTTCG
This genomic stretch from Pararhizobium capsulatum DSM 1112 harbors:
- a CDS encoding MFS transporter, giving the protein MAAASGEAQGTASLLRSARRNVYLLTAAQAVLGTMGPVTFSVGGVAGYQLLGNDKSLATAPLTGFNIGVAIGAIFVALLSRVLGRQTAFIVGALLGAAGGVLAAYALYLADFWLFAISLLVIGLSGGFTQKLRFAAADASPSFYKPRAISWILAGGMVSAVLGPQLVIQTRDMLAPIFFAGAFLAVVPVCLVAIIFLALLRLPDQRPAVNAATALPMRPLREIVLTQRFITGMVCGISTYALMTFMMTGAPIAMVIGCGFSQDMATLGIQWHVLAMFVPSFFTGMLVSRFGAEKVVASGLFILMACALVAHAGIELWNFWGALILLGLGWNFGFIGSTAIVAASYRPEEADKVQGFHDIILFAAVALASFGSGKVLTAYGWDMLNAAVWPLTFFCLFLLFALFFREKPRSA